The region TACTCTTTGCCATCTGTggtcttaaaaaaatttcaatctaAATATGCCATGAACAACTCATTTTATAGGTTCTCAGAAGTTTGTCATCTGTGATTATTGAGTTTATATAATTGTCACTGTTTCAAACATAAGACAATTTCCCTCATCATAATTCTTGACAGTGTGCTCCAGACATCAACCAAGTATTCATGAGATTGTATATCATACCAAACTTCATCTCTTCTCTACATTAGTATTCACAAACTGGCCCAAATAAAAAATTCTGATTCAATATAACCCcaaaataaagaagaatgaAGGTTCTTACTCATCAATTTTGATTACCATCACCATTTCATTTCTGTTCTGCCTATTAAGATTAAAATACCAGCCAACTTCATACAACCAAAAAGGACTTGGTTTATCACATTATTCTACTAGTCTATTCTCAAGAAAATCTGTCAATTCTATAGCTTTCATTTGGTTGCACAATGGAATTTGGGTCATCAATTAACACTTATTTTCTTCTGGAAGACtcttaaatttaaaactaaacaCAATTTTGAAATACTCTGTACCAGTTATAAGAGGCTAAGCTAAATACATGTTTGGCTATTATTggacaaaaaatgaaaagaatcaaACTAATAGACTAATATTGACGGTTCtaattcaatcaaaaatcaattTCAACACTCATATTcccttataatattttaaaaactctaaTAAAATTGGTTCACAAAGAAATGCCAGCAACCACCACAGTGCAGACAGACATAGAAAGTCACACTGataataaccaaataaaaaaatttacttcaaCCACCGAAATGGAAAGCAATATCACAGTGCCTGTCATATCTTCATCGAGAGAagcataatttataattttaaataaaaaaataaaacgaaaaaataaaaaaataaaaataaaaaagcaagcTTTTTACCATCTGAGCAAATTAATGTGACAATGAGGCAGCACGGAATCGGTTGCACTTCCCCGCGCCGCCTGCTTCAAACTCACCGCTCCGCACTCGACCCGGATCGGCACACGCCCGGTGCTCTTACCGCCAACACTAACCCCTACCTTCGTCTTCAGCTCCACTCCAAATCTCAGCTCCTTGCTCGCATACATCGCAGCCATCCTCTTCCCCACCGCCTCATCCACCCCAAGCCTCTTGGCCACCACCGCGAACTTCACCGCCGTGGAGTTCTTCTTCCCCTGCGCAAATCCCAACGCCACCGCTGTCCCCATATCAACATCACCGTCGTCGTCGTCGGCGGCGATCGAAACATCCGCCTCGAGATCGGAATACGTGAGCCCCATCTTGCCATTAGGGTTCGCCGCCTGGATCGTCATCGCCATGGAGGCGTCCAAGAAGAAAGGACCACCATCGGATCCGGAGACATTGAATCTCGAGACCCGGAGGGATTGGATCCGGAACAAGGGAAGCCGGGGTTGGAACCAGAGATAGGCGAGAGCACCAGTAACGGCGACAAGGAAAGCGATGGCGATGAGGATGAGGGAGAGCCAACAGCAGAGTCGGCAGCAGCACGCGCGAGCACGGCGTCGCCGAGCGGGGGGTTTGCCTGGGTACCGGAGAGTTCGGGGAAGCTGCGGTGGCTTGCGCGGTGGTCCTGGTGGACGTGGTGCAGCGGAGGACGGGCGGCGCCGATGGTTCTCGAAACCCCGGCGGTTTCTGAAGCATCGGCATCCCCGGCGCTGAGTTCTCCGGCATTTCTCAAGCTGTCTAAGGTGTGGCTTCTCtcctttgctttttttctctttttttttttcggattaaataatcccaaaatttattgaaaaattttgcaaaaatgGCAATAATTCAAGAGAAAAGTTCTCAATTATAGTGGAAATTCTGGCGTATAAATTAAGAAGATTGGATTAAAAATTACACCAAAATTATCTAGAAATCAATAGGAAGGTTGAGAATTGATAGAATACGAGCAAGGATCCATAGCGGGaggaagacgaagaagaagactAGTGTCTGGTGTCTCGCGGGATTAGGATAATAATAGTGATAGATCTGGTAATCACGGAGAGGTTTTAAAGATCGGACGGACGAGGGCGAGGGAGTGGATCAGGAGATAGGCCGTGAAGTTGCTCCGGCGGAGCAGAGGACTTTTAGTAATATATAGAGTGGCAGATGAGTGATGGGGTTGGCGAAGGTGAAGGAGGGGGTTGCTTAAATGGCGCGGTTCACGCGCGCGGATGTTGGGATGGGACACGTGGTGATTACTCATTCGGTGGAGAGAAACAGGGGATGGCCTGGTATTTTTGTCGGTGTTGTTGGATCAAAGTATATGGGGATATTATGCCATTTATACGGTCTTTTTAATTACttgaatttttggtttttattaaaaaaaattaaaaatacaaacgTCACTGAgtctcataaaaaattaaaattaaaaaaaattttttaaaaaataagatttatCTTCAGCCGTTGATGTATCTTTcgagatgtatgtatgtatgtacatatgtatgtatatacatagaTTGAAGAGGAGGACTATGTGGTGATGCAACATGCAAGTGGACATCTTTAGTGAAACTAGTGAATCCATCTAATGGCGTTGAAATTTTATACTCCAATTAAATCCAAGATGTGAAACGTTTAATTAATCAGAAAGTTTGTATGCTTTTTTGACTTCCTAGTATGCTGCCGACTAGTTTGATGAATGTGGGATCAgtgattatataataaataataaaattttaatagaagttgaaaaaaaaactattttgcggtaattgttttcatattcatatgttatataatatgttgttttataaatagttgtattaaattgattttaacaTGAATAAGATTTTAATATGGGATGAAAAATGTCAAAGTGTGACCCGTGAGGGTTACTTGGTTGAAAGTAACTTTGGTTTTATGtttgaattgttattttttatttaaaaaaaaatttagtgagGACGGCTGTATTTATATgtgcaaatatatattatattgttattGGCTTATtaccaaaatttttgaaaatgaagccaaaagagatttttatttgataatttttttatttcatatatataagcaaatacaACAAAacgttttttcttttgtatttgtcTAATTTcctaaatccaaaaaaaattatatttggagttagggaaaagagaagaaaaataaaaataataggaaaaatgatagaaagaaaatttatcaatatttacTTTCATTTTCCTAACCCTTATTACTGTCCTCCTCCATCCAACCAAATATAAGAAAGCAAttctcattttcatttgttaacCAGAATCTTTAGTTGAAGACAAACGCATCCattgtaattttctttttaattttagtaaatCTATTGTAA is a window of Dioscorea cayenensis subsp. rotundata cultivar TDr96_F1 chromosome 5, TDr96_F1_v2_PseudoChromosome.rev07_lg8_w22 25.fasta, whole genome shotgun sequence DNA encoding:
- the LOC120262023 gene encoding uncharacterized protein LOC120262023, giving the protein SEKKKEKKSKGEKPHLRQLEKCRRTQRRGCRCFRNRRGFENHRRRPSSAAPRPPGPPRKPPQLPRTLRYPGKPPARRRRARACCCRLCCWLSLILIAIAFLVAVTGALAYLWFQPRLPLFRIQSLRVSRFNVSGSDGGPFFLDASMAMTIQAANPNGKMGLTYSDLEADVSIAADDDDGDVDMGTAVALGFAQGKKNSTAVKFAVVAKRLGVDEAVGKRMAAMYASKELRFGVELKTKVGVSVGGKSTGRVPIRVECGAVSLKQAARGSATDSVLPHCHINLLRWINLH